In a genomic window of Ralstonia nicotianae:
- the atpG gene encoding F0F1 ATP synthase subunit gamma translates to MAGTKEIRTKIKSVQNTRKITKAMEMVAASKMRRAQERMRSARPYAEKIRNVAAHMAQANPEYQHPFMVKRDVKRAGLIVVTTDKGLCGGLNTNVLRAVTNQLRDLQNKGVESQATAIGSKGMQFLGRIGAKVVSNVVHLGDTPHLEKLIGAIKVQLDAFTAGEIDAVYLAYTRFINTMRQEPVVEQLLPLTADKLTQTAAEKQAYSWDYIYEPDAQTVVDELLIRYVEALVYQAVAENMASEQSARMVAMKAASDNAKNVIGELQLVYNKTRQAAITKELSEIVGGAAAV, encoded by the coding sequence ATGGCCGGAACGAAAGAAATCCGAACCAAGATCAAGAGCGTGCAGAACACGCGCAAGATCACCAAGGCGATGGAAATGGTCGCCGCGTCCAAGATGCGCCGCGCGCAGGAACGGATGCGCAGCGCCCGGCCGTATGCCGAGAAGATCCGCAACGTGGCTGCGCACATGGCGCAGGCCAATCCGGAGTATCAGCACCCGTTCATGGTCAAGCGCGACGTCAAGCGCGCCGGCCTGATCGTGGTGACGACGGACAAGGGCCTGTGCGGTGGCCTGAACACCAACGTGCTGCGTGCCGTCACCAACCAGCTGCGCGACCTGCAGAACAAGGGTGTCGAGTCGCAGGCGACCGCCATCGGTTCCAAGGGCATGCAGTTCCTGGGCCGCATCGGCGCGAAGGTCGTCTCGAACGTGGTGCACCTGGGCGACACGCCGCATCTGGAAAAGCTGATCGGTGCGATCAAGGTCCAGCTCGACGCGTTCACGGCCGGCGAGATCGATGCCGTGTACCTGGCGTACACCCGCTTCATCAACACGATGAGGCAGGAGCCGGTGGTCGAGCAGCTGCTGCCGCTCACGGCCGACAAGCTGACGCAGACCGCAGCCGAGAAGCAGGCCTACTCGTGGGACTACATCTACGAGCCGGACGCGCAGACGGTGGTGGACGAACTGCTGATCCGCTACGTGGAAGCGCTGGTGTACCAGGCGGTGGCCGAGAACATGGCCTCCGAGCAGTCGGCCCGGATGGTGGCGATGAAGGCGGCCTCGGACAATGCCAAGAACGTGATCGGCGAGCTGCAACTGGTCTACAACAAGACCCGCCAGGCAGCGATCACGAAGGAGCTGTCCGAGATCGTCGGCGGCGCAGCGGCGGTTTGA
- the atpD gene encoding F0F1 ATP synthase subunit beta, which yields MSIGTIVQCIGAVVDIQFPRDAMPKVYDALVLQDSGEASFAEKGLSFEVQQQLGDGVVRTIALGSSDGLRRGMPVSNTGAPISVPVGHGTLGRIMDVLGRPIDEAGPIAADEKRAIHQKAPKFDELSPSVDLLETGIKVIDLVCPFAKGGKVGLFGGAGVGKTVNMMELINNIAKQHSGLSVFAGVGERTREGNDFYHEMKDSNVLDKVAMVFGQMNEPPGNRLRVALTGLTMAERFRDEGRDILFFVDNIYRYTLAGTEVSALLGRMPSAVGYQPTLAEEMGKLQERITSTKTGSITSIQAVYVPADDLTDPSPATTFLHLDSTVVLSRDIAALGIYPAVDPLDSTSRQLDPQIVGTEHYEVARRVQQTLQRYKELRDIIAILGMDELSPEDKLAVGRARKIQRFLSQPFHVAEVFTGSPGKYVPLKETIRGFKMLVDGECDHLPEQAFYMVGSIDEAFEKAKKLQ from the coding sequence ATGAGTATCGGAACGATTGTGCAGTGCATCGGCGCCGTGGTGGACATCCAGTTCCCGCGCGACGCGATGCCCAAGGTCTACGACGCGCTCGTGCTGCAGGACAGCGGCGAAGCGTCGTTCGCCGAGAAGGGCCTGAGCTTCGAAGTGCAACAACAGCTGGGCGACGGCGTGGTGCGTACCATTGCGCTGGGTTCGTCGGACGGCCTGCGCCGCGGCATGCCGGTGTCGAACACTGGCGCGCCGATCTCGGTGCCCGTCGGCCATGGCACGCTGGGCCGCATCATGGACGTGCTGGGTCGCCCGATCGACGAAGCCGGTCCGATCGCCGCCGATGAAAAGCGCGCGATTCACCAGAAGGCCCCGAAGTTCGACGAACTGTCGCCGTCGGTGGACCTGCTGGAAACCGGCATCAAGGTGATCGACCTGGTCTGCCCGTTCGCCAAGGGCGGCAAGGTGGGTCTGTTCGGTGGCGCCGGCGTCGGCAAGACCGTGAACATGATGGAGCTGATCAACAACATCGCCAAGCAGCACTCGGGCTTGTCGGTGTTTGCTGGCGTGGGCGAGCGTACCCGTGAGGGCAACGACTTCTACCACGAAATGAAGGACTCCAACGTGCTCGACAAGGTGGCCATGGTGTTCGGCCAGATGAACGAGCCGCCGGGCAACCGTCTGCGCGTGGCGCTGACCGGCCTGACCATGGCCGAGCGCTTCCGTGACGAAGGCCGCGACATCCTGTTCTTCGTCGACAACATCTACCGCTACACGCTGGCCGGTACCGAAGTGTCGGCACTGCTGGGCCGGATGCCTTCCGCCGTGGGCTATCAGCCGACGCTGGCTGAAGAAATGGGCAAGCTGCAGGAGCGCATCACGTCGACCAAGACCGGTTCGATCACGTCGATCCAGGCCGTGTACGTGCCTGCGGATGACTTGACCGATCCGTCGCCCGCTACGACCTTCCTGCACCTGGACTCGACCGTCGTGCTGTCGCGTGACATCGCCGCGCTGGGTATCTACCCCGCCGTCGATCCGCTCGACTCGACCTCGCGTCAGCTGGATCCGCAAATCGTCGGTACGGAACACTACGAAGTGGCCCGCCGCGTGCAGCAGACCCTGCAGCGCTACAAGGAACTGCGCGACATCATCGCGATTCTGGGCATGGACGAACTGTCGCCGGAAGACAAGCTGGCCGTGGGCCGCGCCCGTAAGATCCAGCGTTTCCTGTCGCAGCCGTTCCACGTGGCCGAAGTGTTCACGGGTTCGCCGGGCAAGTACGTGCCGCTGAAGGAAACCATCCGCGGCTTCAAGATGCTGGTGGACGGCGAGTGCGATCACCTGCCGGAGCAGGCGTTCTACATGGTCGGCTCGATCGACGAGGCCTTCGAGAAGGCCAAGAAGCTCCAGTAA
- a CDS encoding DUF6600 domain-containing protein yields the protein MTITSCRTDRLSGLRLPRVLRAASLAAVLLVCGTQAALATDPASRVARLSDFSGAVSFAPAGSDDWAAATLNRPFTTGDRLWSDQGGRTELHVGSTALRLGQNTGATLVDLDNRTTQVKLTQGALSVRVRALPPDQIVEIDTPNLAFQVQAPGEYRLDVAPDGSTTTVTVWRGNGTVYGDDRSAPLAAGQQVRFGGTDLAEAGGTDYPGRDAFDRWAEARDAHEDASVSARYVGREMTGYEALDEYGTWREEDGYGAVWVPHAVPVGWAPYRTGHWAWIAPWGWTWVDDAPWGFAPFHYGRWAYVGTTWCWVPGPVVPRPVYAPALVAFVGGGGGGGVSWGINISIGSPGVAWFPLAPGEAYRPVYAASPTYVTNINRTVVVNNVTVNKTIINNVTNVNRVTYINANNPAALTAVPAKTFVSGRPVGPAMTTLRPEQMRAQLTHAQFVSTPALAPVKTSLVGAAAASGPHPQPPTQVFSRQALAVRAPQTPAGGHDPLAERFRSQGGALPGTGPAWVGGNASRVGPARGPANVGTQPMPAAAQAAGLRLTRATPAEMPRPGNEPVPGVPHGPNTPATPGGPGNPQAHGAPASPAPQALMAPAAPGTTTRPGQQSGAMPMPEHRGEARRGPDVPAQAVHAPPQGPAGTTTRPPQPESMPGTPREERRPMPSAQQERPRSEPPAQARPEPQPHPAPLPVPHQPEARIEAPRPMPQPHPVEIRPPQPQPQPQPHVVEMRPPQPQPQPRPEVRPPQPPQPPQPRVEHHEAAPAQPHPQAGHNEAQQRDTDHR from the coding sequence ATGACTATCACCTCCTGCCGTACCGACCGTCTCTCCGGCCTGCGGCTGCCACGCGTCCTGCGGGCAGCGAGTCTCGCCGCCGTCCTGCTGGTGTGCGGCACGCAAGCCGCGCTGGCCACCGACCCTGCCTCGCGCGTGGCGCGCCTGTCGGACTTCTCCGGCGCCGTCAGCTTCGCACCCGCGGGCTCCGATGACTGGGCCGCCGCCACGCTCAACCGCCCCTTCACCACCGGCGATCGCCTGTGGTCCGACCAGGGCGGCCGCACCGAACTCCACGTCGGCTCCACCGCGCTGCGCCTTGGCCAGAACACCGGCGCCACGCTGGTCGACCTGGACAACCGCACCACGCAGGTCAAGCTCACGCAGGGCGCGCTGTCGGTACGCGTGCGCGCGCTGCCGCCGGATCAGATCGTGGAAATCGATACGCCCAACCTGGCCTTCCAGGTCCAGGCACCCGGTGAATACCGGCTCGACGTCGCGCCGGATGGCTCGACCACCACGGTGACCGTCTGGCGCGGCAACGGCACGGTCTACGGCGACGATCGCTCGGCGCCGCTGGCCGCCGGCCAGCAGGTCCGCTTCGGCGGCACTGACCTGGCGGAAGCCGGGGGCACCGACTATCCCGGCCGCGACGCGTTCGATCGCTGGGCCGAAGCGCGCGATGCGCACGAGGATGCCTCGGTCTCCGCGCGCTATGTCGGCCGCGAAATGACCGGCTACGAAGCGCTGGACGAGTACGGCACGTGGCGCGAGGAAGACGGCTACGGCGCGGTGTGGGTACCGCATGCCGTGCCGGTCGGCTGGGCGCCGTATCGCACCGGCCATTGGGCCTGGATCGCCCCATGGGGCTGGACCTGGGTCGACGATGCGCCATGGGGCTTCGCGCCGTTCCACTATGGCCGCTGGGCCTACGTGGGCACGACGTGGTGCTGGGTGCCGGGCCCCGTGGTGCCGCGGCCGGTCTACGCCCCCGCGCTGGTCGCCTTCGTGGGGGGCGGTGGCGGCGGCGGCGTGAGCTGGGGCATCAACATCTCGATCGGCTCGCCGGGCGTGGCGTGGTTTCCGCTCGCGCCGGGCGAAGCGTATCGCCCCGTCTACGCAGCCAGTCCGACCTACGTGACCAACATCAACCGCACGGTGGTGGTCAACAACGTCACGGTCAACAAGACCATCATCAACAACGTGACCAACGTCAACCGCGTCACGTACATCAACGCCAACAACCCGGCCGCACTGACGGCGGTGCCTGCCAAGACCTTCGTCAGCGGCCGGCCGGTCGGCCCGGCAATGACGACCTTGCGGCCCGAACAGATGCGCGCGCAGCTGACGCATGCGCAGTTCGTCTCGACACCGGCGCTGGCCCCCGTCAAGACCAGCCTGGTCGGTGCGGCCGCCGCCAGCGGACCGCATCCGCAGCCGCCGACGCAGGTCTTCTCGCGGCAGGCCCTCGCCGTGCGTGCGCCGCAGACTCCGGCGGGTGGGCACGATCCGCTGGCCGAGCGCTTCCGCTCGCAGGGCGGCGCGCTGCCCGGCACGGGGCCGGCTTGGGTGGGCGGCAATGCCTCGCGGGTCGGCCCCGCGCGCGGTCCTGCCAATGTGGGGACGCAGCCGATGCCGGCCGCCGCGCAAGCCGCGGGCTTGCGGCTGACACGCGCCACGCCGGCCGAGATGCCGCGTCCGGGCAATGAGCCCGTGCCCGGCGTTCCGCACGGTCCCAATACACCGGCCACCCCGGGTGGCCCGGGCAATCCGCAGGCACACGGTGCACCGGCCTCACCCGCTCCGCAGGCACTGATGGCGCCCGCAGCGCCGGGTACGACCACCCGACCCGGGCAGCAGTCTGGCGCCATGCCGATGCCGGAACATCGCGGCGAAGCGCGTCGGGGGCCGGATGTGCCTGCGCAAGCCGTGCATGCGCCACCGCAGGGGCCGGCGGGCACGACGACGCGTCCGCCGCAGCCCGAAAGCATGCCGGGCACCCCACGCGAGGAACGTCGGCCGATGCCTTCGGCGCAACAAGAGCGTCCGCGCAGCGAGCCGCCGGCACAGGCTCGCCCCGAGCCGCAACCGCACCCGGCGCCACTCCCGGTACCGCATCAGCCCGAAGCGCGCATCGAAGCACCTCGCCCGATGCCGCAGCCGCACCCGGTGGAGATACGCCCGCCGCAACCCCAGCCACAACCTCAGCCGCACGTGGTCGAAATGCGTCCACCGCAGCCGCAACCTCAGCCGCGTCCGGAGGTACGCCCACCGCAGCCGCCGCAGCCACCCCAACCGCGCGTGGAGCACCATGAGGCGGCCCCGGCCCAGCCGCACCCGCAGGCTGGCCACAACGAAGCACAGCAGCGCGACACTGACCACCGTTGA
- the atpA gene encoding F0F1 ATP synthase subunit alpha has protein sequence MQLNPSEISDLIKTRIEGLKAGADAKNTGTVISVTDGICRIHGLSGVMQGEMLEFPGNTFGLALNLERDSVGAVVLGDYEHISEGNEVKCTGRILEVPVGPELLGRVVNALGQPIDGKGPINAKKTDVIEKVAPGVIARQSVSQPVQTGLKSIDAMVPIGRGQRELIIGDRQTGKTAVAVDAIINQKGKGIFCVYVAIGQKASTIANVVRKLEEHGALEYTIVVAAAASDSAAMQYLSAYAGCTMGEYFRDRGEDALIVYDDLTKQAWAYRQVSLLLRRPPGREAYPGDVFYLHSRLLERAARVNAEHIEKITNGEVKGKTGSLTALPVIETQAGDVSAFVPTNVISITDGQIFLETDLFNAGIRPAINAGISVSRVGGAAQTKVVKKLSGGIRTDLAQYRELAAFAQFASDLDEATRKQLERGRRVTELLKQPQYQPLQVWQLAASLYAANNGFLDNVDVKDILAFEKGLHDQLKTKYADLINRIEDTKDLSKDDEAALRAAIEDFKKSAAF, from the coding sequence ATGCAACTGAACCCCTCCGAGATCAGCGACCTGATCAAGACCCGTATCGAGGGCTTGAAGGCTGGCGCTGACGCAAAGAACACCGGCACGGTCATCTCCGTGACGGACGGCATCTGCCGCATTCACGGCCTGTCGGGCGTGATGCAGGGCGAAATGCTGGAATTCCCGGGCAACACGTTCGGCCTCGCGCTGAACCTCGAGCGCGACTCCGTCGGCGCCGTGGTGCTGGGTGACTACGAGCACATTTCCGAAGGCAACGAAGTCAAGTGCACGGGCCGCATCCTGGAAGTGCCGGTCGGCCCTGAACTGCTCGGTCGCGTGGTCAACGCGCTGGGCCAGCCGATCGACGGCAAGGGCCCGATCAACGCCAAGAAAACGGACGTGATCGAGAAGGTCGCCCCGGGCGTGATCGCACGTCAGTCGGTGAGCCAGCCGGTGCAAACCGGCCTGAAGTCGATCGACGCGATGGTGCCGATCGGCCGTGGCCAGCGTGAGCTGATCATTGGCGACCGCCAGACCGGCAAGACCGCCGTCGCAGTCGACGCCATCATCAACCAGAAGGGCAAGGGCATCTTCTGCGTGTACGTGGCAATCGGCCAGAAGGCCTCGACGATCGCCAACGTGGTGCGCAAGCTGGAAGAGCACGGCGCGCTGGAATACACGATCGTGGTGGCTGCCGCCGCTTCCGACTCGGCTGCCATGCAGTACCTGTCGGCCTACGCCGGCTGCACGATGGGCGAATACTTCCGCGACCGCGGTGAAGACGCCCTGATCGTTTATGACGATCTGACCAAGCAAGCTTGGGCTTACCGTCAAGTCTCGCTGCTGCTGCGCCGTCCGCCGGGCCGTGAAGCCTACCCGGGCGACGTGTTCTACCTGCACTCGCGCCTGCTGGAGCGTGCTGCCCGTGTGAACGCCGAGCACATCGAGAAGATCACCAACGGTGAAGTCAAGGGCAAGACCGGTTCGCTGACCGCACTGCCCGTGATCGAAACGCAGGCCGGCGACGTGTCCGCGTTCGTGCCGACCAACGTGATCTCGATTACCGACGGCCAGATCTTCCTGGAAACCGACCTGTTCAACGCCGGTATCCGCCCCGCCATCAACGCCGGTATCTCGGTGTCGCGTGTGGGTGGCGCTGCGCAGACCAAGGTCGTCAAGAAGCTGTCCGGCGGTATCCGTACCGACCTGGCCCAGTACCGTGAGCTGGCTGCGTTCGCGCAGTTCGCTTCCGACCTGGACGAGGCGACCCGCAAGCAGCTCGAGCGCGGCCGCCGCGTGACCGAACTGCTCAAGCAGCCGCAATACCAGCCGCTGCAAGTGTGGCAGCTGGCCGCGTCGCTGTACGCAGCCAACAATGGCTTCCTCGACAACGTGGACGTGAAGGACATCCTGGCTTTCGAAAAGGGCCTGCACGACCAGCTGAAGACGAAGTACGCCGACCTCATCAACCGTATCGAAGACACGAAGGATCTGTCGAAGGACGATGAGGCCGCCCTGCGTGCCGCGATCGAGGATTTCAAGAAGTCCGCCGCGTTCTAA
- a CDS encoding alpha/beta hydrolase: MAVDPQILQFHQRLAERFGALPLPADALARRARFAAVAEVLARPDPEGIEASDLTLPLPGRTLDAVMFRPRSVQRPRLLVWFHGEGWMVGAARTTHRLMCALLAADTGCAVISVDYRLAPEHPFPAPTDDARDALAYLAEQRLHLSLDPDFLAVGGDSAGGHLAAQAAQAVHDRVRPGLVTAQLLVCPATMPAFGSESYSAFAQGPGLTRDEMRWYWAQFIGEAALDRPLAEQDARLFLMADPPAHLPPDTVVIVAAHDVLRDDGLAYADHLVQHGAQVVTIEASGMTHGFARLQPEAERAREWMRRAAHAFVGMIGGDAAG, encoded by the coding sequence ATGGCCGTCGATCCCCAGATCCTGCAGTTCCACCAACGCCTTGCCGAACGGTTCGGCGCCTTGCCGCTGCCGGCCGACGCGCTGGCCCGGCGCGCACGCTTCGCGGCCGTCGCCGAGGTCTTGGCGCGGCCGGATCCCGAGGGGATCGAGGCGTCGGACCTGACCCTGCCGCTGCCGGGCCGCACGCTCGATGCGGTGATGTTCCGGCCGCGCAGCGTGCAGCGTCCGCGCCTGCTGGTGTGGTTCCATGGCGAAGGCTGGATGGTGGGGGCCGCGCGCACCACGCACCGCCTGATGTGCGCGCTGCTGGCGGCCGATACCGGCTGCGCGGTGATCAGCGTCGACTATCGCCTCGCGCCTGAGCATCCGTTTCCGGCGCCCACCGACGATGCGCGCGATGCGCTGGCTTACCTGGCGGAGCAGCGGTTGCATCTGTCGCTCGATCCGGATTTCCTGGCCGTGGGCGGGGACAGCGCGGGCGGGCATCTGGCGGCGCAGGCCGCGCAAGCGGTGCACGACAGGGTGCGGCCGGGCCTCGTGACGGCGCAGCTGCTGGTCTGTCCCGCTACCATGCCGGCCTTCGGCAGCGAGAGCTACAGCGCCTTTGCGCAGGGCCCGGGCCTGACGCGCGACGAAATGCGCTGGTACTGGGCGCAGTTCATCGGCGAGGCGGCGCTCGATCGGCCGCTGGCCGAGCAGGATGCGCGCCTCTTCCTGATGGCCGATCCGCCCGCTCACCTGCCGCCCGACACGGTGGTGATCGTGGCCGCGCACGACGTGCTGCGCGACGATGGCCTGGCCTACGCCGACCACCTGGTGCAGCACGGTGCCCAAGTCGTCACGATCGAGGCTTCGGGCATGACCCACGGCTTTGCGCGCCTGCAGCCCGAAGCGGAGCGGGCACGCGAATGGATGCGCCGTGCGGCGCACGCTTTCGTGGGAATGATCGGGGGGGATGCCGCCGGCTGA
- a CDS encoding DUF3562 domain-containing protein produces MGTAISDQNEQIDKIVQDTGAPADLVRQTYLETMRTLASEARVHDYLSLFVTRRVLARFRVRPPH; encoded by the coding sequence ATGGGCACCGCCATATCCGACCAGAACGAGCAGATCGACAAGATCGTGCAGGACACCGGCGCACCGGCCGATCTCGTCCGCCAGACCTATCTGGAAACGATGCGCACGCTCGCCTCCGAGGCCCGCGTACACGATTACCTCTCGCTGTTCGTCACACGCCGCGTGCTGGCGAGGTTCCGGGTACGCCCTCCGCACTGA
- a CDS encoding F0F1 ATP synthase subunit epsilon, which produces MATIHVDVVSAEQEIFSGDAKFVALPGEAGELGILPGHTPLITRIKPGAVRIETEAGEEFVFVAGGILEVQPKHVTVLADTAIRGHDLDEAKANEAKRAAEEALQNQSSDLDLARAQGELAVATAQLAAIARLRRKR; this is translated from the coding sequence ATGGCAACCATTCATGTAGACGTCGTCAGCGCCGAGCAGGAGATCTTCTCCGGCGACGCCAAGTTCGTGGCACTGCCGGGCGAAGCGGGCGAACTGGGCATCCTGCCCGGCCACACGCCGCTGATCACGCGCATCAAGCCGGGCGCCGTGCGCATCGAGACCGAAGCTGGCGAAGAGTTCGTCTTTGTCGCCGGTGGCATTCTCGAAGTGCAGCCCAAGCACGTCACCGTGCTGGCTGACACCGCGATCCGTGGCCACGACCTGGACGAAGCCAAGGCGAACGAAGCCAAGCGTGCGGCCGAAGAGGCGCTGCAGAACCAGAGCAGCGACCTGGATCTGGCCCGTGCGCAAGGTGAGCTGGCCGTGGCGACTGCGCAGCTGGCAGCGATCGCGCGCCTGCGCCGCAAGCGCTGA
- a CDS encoding CoA-binding protein, whose product MSANPSYVDEQTLMRRLLSGKTIAVVGLSPRPTRPSYDVARYLQQAGYRIVPVNPQHAGEDVLGEPCFATLAEAATTLAAAGRRIDLVDIFRRAEHVLPVVREAAALGVGGIWVQLGIVNDEAMAVARAAGIPAVQDRCTKIEHWRLGLGERG is encoded by the coding sequence ATGTCCGCCAATCCTTCCTACGTCGACGAGCAGACGCTCATGCGCCGGCTGCTGTCCGGCAAGACCATCGCCGTGGTCGGGCTGTCGCCGCGGCCGACGCGGCCCAGCTACGACGTGGCGCGCTATCTGCAGCAGGCCGGCTACCGGATCGTGCCCGTGAACCCGCAGCACGCGGGCGAGGATGTGCTCGGCGAGCCGTGCTTCGCGACGCTCGCCGAGGCCGCCACCACGCTGGCCGCCGCCGGGCGGCGCATCGACCTGGTCGACATCTTCCGCCGCGCCGAACACGTGCTGCCGGTGGTGCGTGAAGCGGCGGCCCTGGGCGTGGGCGGCATCTGGGTGCAGCTGGGCATCGTCAACGATGAGGCGATGGCGGTGGCGCGCGCGGCGGGCATTCCAGCCGTGCAGGACCGCTGTACCAAGATCGAGCACTGGCGCCTCGGTCTCGGCGAGCGGGGCTGA
- a CDS encoding RsiV family protein, translating into MRGHAVRGSAQLSAAAGVFVTLMVIMWDAGTAHAASEAASAPPAASASAPASAAPVASAPTAALAKSREGRERHAGTFWQGAVGKGGDSPGWNVWLSVYEPGPKAQVQDKDPIADTLTGEAYDDRPQGRALWSLEGRNAPDRRFVWRERADGLDSDGQPVTREGGTLSGTVSADGATAAGTWSDGGRAQPFTLKRAARYLEVSGTSGPARMTERYPVTGDAAVDALVQSLRIGRCDADDIECVIQISMVGLGETVSLLRMVWAYSGGAHGNYGFTAGNWRRGPQGFQPITLADVLNPSAACLQSFNTQVVNALRREGAPDAVRGILKEKDLRSATFPFTLQGDRIVVHYGPYEVGPYAWGAFRAAVRIDDLGAACRRPSA; encoded by the coding sequence ATGCGCGGGCATGCCGTGCGCGGGAGCGCGCAGTTGTCGGCCGCAGCCGGCGTTTTTGTTACGTTGATGGTGATCATGTGGGACGCCGGCACCGCCCATGCCGCGTCGGAAGCGGCGTCGGCGCCGCCTGCCGCGTCGGCGAGTGCGCCGGCCTCCGCTGCGCCCGTTGCATCCGCGCCAACGGCCGCCCTTGCAAAATCCCGCGAGGGGCGCGAGCGTCATGCCGGCACGTTCTGGCAGGGTGCGGTCGGCAAGGGCGGCGACAGCCCGGGCTGGAATGTCTGGCTCAGCGTCTACGAGCCCGGTCCCAAGGCGCAGGTACAGGACAAGGACCCCATCGCCGATACCCTCACCGGCGAGGCGTACGACGACCGTCCGCAGGGCCGCGCGCTGTGGAGCCTCGAGGGCCGCAACGCGCCCGACCGGCGCTTCGTGTGGCGCGAGCGTGCGGATGGCCTCGACAGCGACGGCCAGCCCGTCACCCGCGAGGGCGGTACGCTGTCCGGCACGGTCTCCGCCGACGGCGCGACCGCCGCCGGCACATGGAGCGACGGCGGCCGCGCCCAGCCCTTCACCCTCAAGCGCGCCGCCCGCTACCTGGAGGTGAGCGGCACGTCCGGCCCGGCCCGGATGACCGAACGCTATCCCGTGACCGGCGACGCGGCGGTGGACGCGCTGGTGCAATCCCTGCGCATCGGCCGCTGCGACGCCGACGACATCGAATGCGTGATCCAGATCAGCATGGTGGGACTGGGCGAGACCGTCAGCCTGCTGCGCATGGTGTGGGCCTACAGCGGCGGCGCGCACGGCAACTACGGCTTCACGGCGGGCAACTGGCGGCGCGGGCCACAGGGCTTCCAGCCGATCACGCTGGCCGATGTGCTGAACCCGAGCGCCGCATGCCTGCAGAGCTTCAACACGCAGGTGGTCAATGCGCTCAGGCGCGAGGGCGCACCCGATGCCGTGCGCGGCATCCTGAAGGAGAAGGATCTGCGCAGTGCCACGTTTCCGTTTACCCTGCAGGGAGACCGCATCGTCGTGCACTACGGCCCGTACGAGGTCGGGCCGTATGCGTGGGGTGCGTTCCGCGCGGCGGTGCGCATCGACGATCTCGGTGCCGCGTGCCGGCGTCCGTCCGCCTGA
- the pstS gene encoding phosphate ABC transporter substrate-binding protein PstS has product MFKHAVLALAMVASGLPVLARAEILGAGSTAAAPVYRIWSAGYAAASGTTLKYDAVGSGEGLKRIRAGTVDFGASDVPLSSADAAKAGLVCVPSVVTGAVPFVNLPGMPHGQLRLTGEVLARIFLGKVETWDAPELHALNPGLALPRLKIHPVVRADGSGTTYHFTDYLSAVSADWKAAYGTKSTLAWPADFTAAKGSGDVVKAVQATPGAIGYVDYNYVLDNDLNAVQLRNATGHFVSAQVSGFRDAVLQSAWNRKGDFTAPLVNLPGPDTWPITMGTFIIVPAVSANGARTLDALKFLTWGYFHGDELAARAKFVPLPERVQAIAYRELARVTDTAGTTIGLQSMPANWAK; this is encoded by the coding sequence ATGTTCAAGCACGCAGTCCTGGCCCTGGCGATGGTCGCCTCGGGCTTGCCCGTTCTCGCGCGGGCGGAAATCCTCGGCGCGGGATCGACCGCCGCGGCACCGGTCTACCGCATCTGGTCGGCGGGCTACGCCGCCGCCTCGGGCACGACGCTCAAGTACGACGCGGTGGGCTCGGGAGAGGGCCTCAAGCGCATCCGCGCGGGCACGGTGGATTTCGGCGCATCGGATGTGCCGCTGTCGTCGGCCGATGCGGCCAAGGCCGGGCTGGTGTGCGTGCCATCGGTGGTGACGGGGGCGGTCCCCTTCGTCAATCTGCCGGGCATGCCGCACGGCCAGTTGCGGCTCACGGGCGAGGTGCTGGCGCGCATCTTCCTCGGCAAGGTCGAGACCTGGGACGCGCCCGAACTGCACGCGCTCAATCCCGGCCTGGCGCTGCCCAGGCTGAAGATCCACCCCGTGGTGCGCGCCGACGGCTCGGGCACGACCTATCACTTCACCGACTACCTGAGCGCCGTCAGCGCAGACTGGAAAGCCGCCTACGGCACCAAGTCGACCCTCGCCTGGCCGGCCGACTTCACCGCCGCCAAGGGCAGCGGCGACGTGGTCAAGGCGGTACAGGCCACGCCCGGCGCCATCGGCTACGTCGACTACAACTACGTCCTCGACAACGACCTGAACGCGGTGCAGTTGCGCAATGCCACCGGCCATTTCGTCAGCGCCCAGGTCAGCGGCTTCCGCGATGCGGTGCTGCAGAGCGCCTGGAACCGCAAGGGCGACTTCACCGCGCCGCTCGTGAACCTGCCCGGCCCCGACACCTGGCCGATCACCATGGGCACCTTCATCATCGTGCCGGCCGTGAGCGCCAACGGCGCGCGCACGCTGGACGCGCTCAAGTTCCTGACCTGGGGCTACTTCCACGGTGACGAGCTGGCCGCCCGCGCCAAGTTCGTGCCGCTGCCCGAGCGCGTCCAGGCGATCGCGTACCGGGAACTGGCGCGCGTGACCGATACCGCCGGCACCACCATCGGACTGCAGAGCATGCCCGCGAACTGGGCCAAATAG